The Dermacentor andersoni chromosome 1, qqDerAnde1_hic_scaffold, whole genome shotgun sequence genomic interval ttctgtttggttgctgcaacgtcacaaaatggcagtatgcaaaattactgagaacggggcggagagagcagccaatcagcaagcggtgaactccccggaagtttacttccctcattcgtcgtctgcttgcagacagtatactacaaatcGAAAGTTTCCCATAtctaaaaaatttattttttccttctcAAGCTCAAACTCTTTTTCAAATAGTAGTatgtgtgactactgcaatttataacaaTTAGTTTCTCTACGTCCttcctaggtggtgtcgcgcacagtgagaagaaaaaagagaaacgatgggaacagtggcgcacttttcaagaggcagcatcAACaatccagtggctcgctggcaccgatgatggggccgatttcgctgtacaaccaaaGCACTATTTGTTTGAAGAAACAAAAGCGATGCCGaaattcgctttctgccatttcttcaaacgcgtttcgcaccacCACCCACGCTCTCCTTCCTCCTTAAGCAACACCAgagcaacaacctaagttcccaacgcaaACAACATTTTTCTctaattaaactatggattggatccgaacgtgctaTTCAGCTGCCGAAGCCgtcgtttggatccaatccaatccaccagacacgccatgcgaagccggtctcgtaacgagcgatgatcgctccaaacttcccaactccagtcacgttcggcgcctagcagacgaggTACTCGGTTGCAcaatgattgacaggagcgtgtcgtcagtTCGACGTCACCAAAAATGTGGCCACGCCCCGCGACGTCGGCccatcgcgcgcgccggtaaccgaacgaacgcgccgaaccatctccgatcgcaccccagaaaTGCAAGACAATTATGAAGTGTTGAAGGGTCCCTCCCTTTTTGTGATCCTTGGCAATACGCTACCCCACCGTTCACACTTTGTGTTAGCAGTCCAGGCATGTACCCAGGGGGGgcccgccacccccccccccccccgaaattaagcggcatacccccccccccccccattcccgcACAAGCCACTACTCCtcgcacacattcctaaagcgccgccaaatcaatgttgagacttgacagctatttggcggtcaacattttgctgcctttttcaatCCTTTTGGATGGCAGTAGTATCGGCATCTCCTCGGGTGTGacggccagttttctcatagattcggtgcccacgcgataaACTTGAGATgtgttcagttgtcaccacctattgaacggtcacgcgcattgatGTTGCtccgttagttcaaccttctttcttTAGACTGATGCAGGGACCAGGAAAgagattcggttcgtggtcagctggtctgtatgcacgggAAATGAGTTGCAGCCGGACAAAATGGcagttgcgtttaacttctctatttgcttcattatttcctcaagtgacggctcgccgcgaccgTGGCAGATCTTCAGAACCATATACCAgcgataaggtggaaaataaaataatgcgaaacagcgtccttcatcaaaccctgcaataacccttaagaagaagctttagttcgggcccaactccaaggcggcctattcaaatacatgtaaaatgcaaaaatgattttctgaggtaacccctggactgatcttaatgaaatttactgaatttgagaaagttacattctagtgactgttggaagcggaatttcgatttatggcccgAATTCAAAGATCAAAAGTTAAGAAAAAATAGACGCtcaaagtttataaattaataactgagcatcaaaaacagataccgcggttctgtaaacggcacccattagatcattcaaagtcgacaaattcgatacgtcaatTTATATCATGTGaaattgttacgttgtgtacaagggttctgcaaaagctgtatttccttccatattcatgtgtaacatataaattttgtccagACGCAATTCACATATTTGTCATGTTATTTTTCTAGCAGAGTtaagagttgcaaacttgatagtttcgttttctgaaaattttctattctttgccaatttataataaataattgaccatctaaatgaaaaattggaaaccaacagtgactagattttaagtttctcttttaaatgcaacaaaccgtcaaatttggtgcagtgattgcaGAGAAAAACCAactcttttacatgtatttagaaaagagcaaccgagctaaagcttcctcttaaacccataagcaatacgGCTATCACCCGTTACctcatctggtttttccctaattgtacagcacttctcgtgcaaaattgccaactagaaacaagagtcgcaaggaattGAGAAATTAGGTTatatactaagggagagagccaagccaaacaggaaggaaaagtgaaCATTTAACGAacttaaccgttgtttatgaaactCTATGTATGCAGAGAAAAAGGAAGCAGAGAAAatgctgccggaagtggagaacaattgtgtgttttgaatgactcttctacaTCAGTCAAgctgcctgacgtagccacttctctgctgtgcctctgtataggtgtttttctaaccttacGCGGTGGCCGCAGTAAGTCTATAACCGCAGCGTCCTACGCTCTACAAGAGGCTGGCGGTCACTCGTCGTttcgcaacttcccaaataacacgAGTCGGtcttggcacttaacttggtagagcaatAAACGAGGAATCCAAAATAACTGGTTATTCCGCAAATATATGTTCCTCCAGAGCCAATTCAAAGGATGCTGCTATAATCGGATACAACTGAAATCTGGAGTGAAGTCCCGCCcgcgccctcataaccgccagccactcttcctcccgcgaggctgcaaataatttgtacttcaaacttttcctgctACCCAAAATcgggcggtaaccacaaaaacaaATTATTAGATGTAgatttatacgttttccctctCCTATTATAGttgaatggcgaaagcctaattcttttaTTGAatcgaaataaaatgcttgcttcgttGCAACTATACAGTATATTGTCAAGTTGCACtccagttggcagtgaagttttaAGAGTAAAACGGGCTtggcagtgaaatgaactgtaccgcacaCTTTTGAGGATTTAATTAAGGAgctttacgcgccgaaaccatgaggcatgccatagtggagggctccggaaatttggaccacctggggttctttaacgtgcacctaataagtaccacgggtgttttcgcatttcgcccccattgataatgcggctgccgtggctgggattctatccccgcgacctcgtgcttcgcagcccaacgtcatagccactaagcaaccatggcaggtagaagtttgaagagtgaaatgctcagactccatacactttgtctatgtctgttgcacacctcatttcTTCCGTCGATGCAAATGCTCTTCCAAGaacagacgctccggaggtatcaagtacgacgagACTTTGAAAAGGCCACATGAAGACAACTTTAATTGCTTCTGCGATTGGCTGGCAGAGCAACATAACCCCGCGTGGTCCATGTTCCTTGGTTGTCAAAAGTTGTATGCTACCATAGAAATGTTCATTTTACACTTTGGTTTTATAATTGTTCTGCCGATTGAAGAGATTCCTTGTTTGCTCAGTAAAGGAGAAGTGTACccgagatacaccttatttcatttcttttactgGTTTAAGAGTCTTTATGGTGAGTggcgggcattattcacatttgtactagtaaaggcaGCCCTCCTCCCCctaatttgcatagaaaagttaccttgccCTCCCCCCCTTTGATAAAATatactgggtacgtgcctgtagcAATTATGTTCCATCACCGTGCAGGTGAACACTTGTCCAGTGTGTCGCCACGAGCTGCCCACAGATGACCCAAACTACGAGGAACTTAAGGCCCAAAAGGCAAGACACGTTCATTACTTTTGATGCAAGGGCGTACATGGATTTAGTCCACTTGATTTCACAAGTACATAGAAGCTTCAGCAATAAAGTGAAACCCAAACTTTCCCCACTGGAAGGACAATTGTGTACCAGAGGTCCCAGTGCACTCCAACTGTACAGCATTAGCAGTGAACATGGGCAATAGTCTCGAGCCATCGCCTTTGAAAGGCACACCAGTATTCCTGGCACTACGCAAAATAGCAAGCTTTGGTTCTCTTGGCACAATCCCAGACAAACTTGGCCAAATGTTCCTACAATGTAAAGTGATCACTCAAGCATACCAAATCAGTTCTGTACTACACAAGTTCCAGTATAGGATGGGTTATAATTACGGGTcgaaggagtgaaaaaggcactTCTACCCTACAAAGTATCTACTAGCTGAAAAGTTTTGGGATGTGCACACAGCCGTTTCTGGGCCCTATTGCACTTTCAAACCTTAAATGACACGTTAGCCAGTCAATCTTTTCTGCAACTACAGCAAGGAGCATAGTTCAGCCCAAAGTTCTGGGGTTTCAAATTACAAGCAACACCTCTGGAAAGATTGCCATCAGCATGGCAGAATTTTTCCTGGATGCATCGCAGGAGAAAACTTTGCTGCAACACGAGTTAGCTTCTGACCCAATTTGTGTAATGGCACAAGCCAGTGCAATTATCAGCTGCTAAGAGTGTCCCCTGCAAAATTTTAAGAGCATTGTGTACAGTGTCCGAAGAGAAACTTCTGTGACATCAGTTGTTTTCATTCCAGGAAGAACCAACTAAACCAGAACCAAGCAAACCCTAACCCAGTGTTAAATCCGTAAGAGCCTGAGTTGCAGCAAGTGTTGCTGCAGGATTAATGCATGCAGTAAATTAGGGACCGCTGGTATCCGACGTGCCTTGAAGCAACAGGGCCCACACGCATGGAAAAGTGCGACGAGTGAAACGCGCAGCATGGCAGTAGAACACACAACAATTGTGGTCTAGTCAGCTAATGGGGACACGCAAGGCAAATATGCCAAGTGTGGGAGCTCGTATCAAGGCACATCGAACAGAGGCACTGAACCAGCAGCCCCGCATTATTACTCTCCACTAATGTACTGCTTCTTTCCTTTGCAGGAACGAATGAAGCAGCGCCAACAGGCCATAGAAGAACTCCACAACTCCATGTTTGGATGACTAAATCAGCTTTTACTGGAACAGTGAAAAGAAATGCGTCCTATGTACAGATCAGTGGTTTGTTGTTTTTCTTGATGAAGGGGGAGGCAGCACACTGAACATGACAGGAGGGAAATGATGCTAGCAGTACCGCTCTTAAAAACAAAATCTGTCCATGTTTGCTTCTTGAATGGAGATGAGGGGGTATATGAGGAGGCAGCACAATGGGAAGTCCAGTCATCACGTTTTACACGCTCCCCTTAACGACTGTAGGGGTGGTAGCCTCCACCACCAGCGCCACCTCCCCCACCGCGGCGCGTCTTGTTGTAGTTACTCTGTTGTTGGCCTGCAAACAACAGAAAGTAAGATTAAGGAGAACGCGGGGCCACCACGCCTAGAACAAATTGCCTAGCAATAACCCGTCAACTGCCGATGCGCGCTGGCCCCAACAGCGTTTTGTAGCGTTAGGGAGCAAACACCGACTACACTAGCAGGCTAAGAAAGTAACCCCACCGTCAACTGCCGATGCGCATTAACACTGGCCCCAACAGCGTTAAGATAGCGTTAGGGAGCAATGAACACTGACTACACCACAAGTTGCTTGTGCACTGCTACCAGCACCGCCACCACCAAAAAAAAAGGCACAAGTGCCAGCTCTGGGAAGAAACAGGGGTGGCTACATTTATTCAACTACACAGCGATAAAAGAAACAAGCAACTTGGCGGCAACAATAGCAAATATACATTCTCATCTGGCAAACCCCCAGCTACCTACCGTATCCGCTTCCGTAACCCCCCTGGCCGCCGCCATAGTTCCACCCGGAGTAGTCGTAGCCTCCGCCATAGCCACTGCCATAGTCGTAGTTACCATAGCCACCACCGTATCCTTGGCCATAGCCGCCACCATAACCCTGGCCATAGCCGCCGCCGCCGTAGCCGCCGCCACCATAGCCTCCTTGGTTGCCCCATCCCTGGTTCTGGTAGCCTGCAAACACGTTTTTGTTCACAGAATTAAATGGAATAATTTCAAACCACAAGCCAAAACCTCGACAGTTAACAGAAATGAGCAGCCTAGCTTACCTCCTCCCCGTCCACGGCCGCCTCTGCCTCCACGTCCACCGCGTCCGCCAGCTGcaaagccgccgccgccgccgccccatCCACCACGCATGCCTCGGGCATCGGGCTTGGGGGTTGCCTTCTTGATATCGCACTCTTTGTTGCCAATCTTCTGCTTCGGCTCCCGGCAAACCAGCTCCACAGAGTCTTCTCGCTCGAATGTCACAAAAGCGAACTGGCGCCTCTGGTTCTTTGCCTTGTCAAATGGCAGCTCCACATTCTCCACCTAAAAATTAGGCGAAATCCTTAAAACTGTCACAACCACAGCACAACACTTGCAACATGAAGCACCATTCAAACTTGAGGTCCAGTTTGAATAGGCGCTAGCATGTCGGCGGCAACCACACGGAATGCATATTGACCGACCTGTGACAGTGTAGCCCACGTTTACTGCACACATATTTGCGTCCACATGGCAGTGAAAATGCTTTCCCGCGTGGTTAGCGCTGTAAAACACGCACGCAAGCTTTGCGACCGCAAATGCAATGCAGCAACTAAATTCATGTAAGCTCCAGTTAACGAGGCACATGCCACAAATGCACaagataaaatggcagtctcccacAGTATGGTCTCAATGGATCGGTACACATTTTACTCACAGGACCAAACTTCTCAAAGTAGGCCTTGATGTCAGCCTCTGGCATGTCCGACTCCAATCCACCAACAAAGATCTTTTTGATGCCGGGGCGCGCCTTCGCAGGCTTGGGGTCAATTTGCTTGCCCTTCACGGTGTGTGGCGTCGCCTTCAGCACCTGCATGTTAAACACCATTAACTACCCGCCCGACAaggcagatttaaaaaaaaggaagtctaACTTACAGCTTCAATTGCGTCCTTGGCATTGAATGTGACAAAACCGAAGCCTCTAGATTTGCCTGTCGTGGGGTCTGTCTTGATGTTGACATCAACGACAACGCCGAACTTCGAGAAGTATTCCCGAAGATCCTCTGCAAACATTTTAACAATGAAGTCACCGAGAAAGAGGTGACGGCACGTATCGCCACTGGCTGGCACTTACTGTTATCAGTGTCCCAGCTTATGCCACCAACAAAGAGTTTCCTAGAAGAGAAACCGAGATTGATACTTTAACCCGATTGCCGACTCTCAGAGGGGGCGACAGATCACTGAGGAAAGGCGTCTACTTACGTTACCTTTACATTACATTTTGCAGACCACACACAAGCCATACATAACACTGGTTTTTACAGAGTGCAGACTTTTACAGCAACAAATGAAGCTTACAAATGGCAGCAACTGCAAATTGAGACACTTTTGAGAAAATGGCATTCCAGTTAGTATATGGTCGCTGCAATTGAGGCTTTACTCTTCTTTATCTTGCTTAGAGGTAATGACGAGCTACTTCGGCAAATCCTCCATGTGGGAGAGAAGGGGAGAGAAAAAGCATTCGGCGCACAACTAGAGGCGCTTGAAGTCATCGAAGGTGTAGCACAGATTACATTGCTTAGTTTGGAGAAACTCAGCAAATGTACCATTGTGCCAGCgctgcgcatcaagttcctggTGTGATGAGCTGGGCACACCTGTCGGAAATGAAAGCAGCGTTAACATCCATCGACATGGGCGACACAGCGCGAGCCCTACACCGTAGACACGGGCCCCCGCGCTCCGGCCGATTTAGGAGCGTTACGTTAACACTACTCGGGGACACCTCCAGATAGCAGCACCATTATCTGTAAAGAATCCATTAAATTTAACACTATATGTTAATTCAGAGCATACAGTGATGAACAGTAGCAAGGTTTCAGAAAACGCGCATGCATCAAAGCGTCACAGTACACTTAAGGCAATGGGCGGGAATGCCGATCGATACCGGCTACATTAGCCAAAGAAATATACTGGAGACATAGTACTAATAAAATACTCGGCAAACCATGTTCGTAGCACCAAGAACCGTCGACAGAGCAGGCTTTGGGGCACCGATGGCAATGAGGGCTGAAGGATTACCGAGGATTGAGACAAAATGGCGCTAACGCTCAAGAGGGAACAAAGGGGGCGACCGACGCCATGTATGACAAGCGCAAATAACACACGAAACTACAGCGTACTAGAGCACACGAAAAGAAATCACAGAAAACATTCTGAACATCAAAAGTAACTCTGCAAACATTCAAGCATAAAAATGGACACTCGTTTGCCACAGCGAGATATTTACCTCTCGTCCTCGTTAGTCTTCGCATCGGAGCCATTTTGGGCGGCTTCGTTTGTCTGGGCATTTGCTTCGCCCTCTTGCTGGTACTGACCGTCTGTGAACTGGCCATCGTTATACTCGCCGTACTGTCCATCGGCTGAAAAATCTCCCTCACCATAATTTCCTTGCTGATCTCCGTCCGCCATTTTTGAGCTAACTAGCTACACACACGATCTCGACGACGACCACACGGTAGAGAAGTCTCGCCCTGCTCAGTCTTCGCTTATATACCAACTCGTCATGTGATATCAGCGAGGCCGCTCATTGGTTCAATTACTTGGCGTCCCGgtctttttattcttttgttttttacgtgcgGCATGAAAAGTGAGTTTGAAATTCGCTCATAAAAATTGGTTTGAATTATGAAGGTGAATGAAcgataaaaattaaaaaattaggACTTAACTGGCAGTAATAAAAGTTTTCGAAATACCAGGTTTATTAGTTGCCAGACCACGGTGAACCATGTTGTGATAAGCCGGGCATTGACAGGGGCACGAAAAGTCGTATGAAGTTTGAAATTCTAAAAATGTTGCTGTGAAGGCATTTGATGTGTAACGCATCACTTTCGCCCTGAGTGGAAAATGGAATAAACACAGTGCTGCGCGTGCCGTGCGATCAAGTGGGCCGCGTTCAGCTGTCGGCCCgttgatagcttttctattttttttttttctttaaggggGGAGCACATCGCCCCGTTCGAAATATTCTTTGTCTCTCTACATGCATGTTCTTCTAACCATCGTGCCAATATTATTACAACTCTATAGCTACTAGTATTTGTTGAGGAGGCTTGTTCTCGATCAGCAGCGCTTGACAACACAAGTGGCTTTGGTATacctttttatatattttttcgcCGGCCGGTGCGTCATGTTACTTGTAGTACACAAGAAAATCAACGCATGCAGTGTATCAACGAGATAAATTCCTATCTTTTCAGGGTCCCATGTGCCGCATCCGCATACGCAACGCAGTAGTGCTACAGTACTTTCAAAGTGCGTAATTTGGCAGGCAGCCTGCCGCCATTTGACGTCTGGGAAGGCACACACATTGAATATTCAAGCACGAGTTGACTGAAGTAGACAGCCACTTTGCGATTCAGCTTCCCGCCCAAGATTGAATCACCACGTGATAGATGATGCATTAAATAAACGGCTTTGTTAAGAGTTCATTCACAAAATAACTCGGACCGCGTACGAGGCAAAGCGGTGGGCAATTTTTGAGATGGACTGCCTGCTGACTAAAATGACCTATAATGTGCACTGCCGACACTTTGCGCACAAAAATTTTACATGACTTAACCTCTCATCGCGTTTTGTCTCAGCCGTAAGCAGAAGCAAGTCTCTCTTAACACCTGCGGCAACAGATGTGCTACGCCGGAACAAAGGCTACGCCTTAAGATGCGTGTCAGTAAAGCATCTACCACTCAGTACGCTTGCTTAAGCTTTAATGACTTGTTTTATGTTACAACGCACTCTGCTGTCGATTTACGTTATTCTTATGACAAATGAAGCAACTTTGTTGAACCAGCCACAAGAACAACACGAGTGAGTGGAATACAGCTAGCCGGCGCCGGTACAACCAAAAGTGGCGCCGTTGCAACGCGTCGTTAAGCCGTTCAACTAGGGGCGAATCGCATTACAGGTCGCCAAGTTGCAGTTTAATTGCCCTCGTTAAGGAGCAAAAGTTTTTCGGAACACCTCACTCGTGTCGATACGGGAGTTCGAGAAACGCTTTTATATATTACTGAAGGCAATTTGATCGACGCGCTCAAACACACGGAAACAGGGCGCAAAGCGATACGTTATCTCTGATGCACGCATTGCTTGCTCTGAGTACAAGTTCACGCTGTGTTACTCTCGACCTTTTATATATTCGTTAATCTTTAGTCTAGCGTCCACTCTCTCTCTCGTACATTTCTGACGAAGCACGAACGCTACTGCTGTATATCTTGGCTACGCATGTAGATGTGACAGTTCTGTCCCACTGAACTTTGTTTCATGCATAAgtagagttaatgaagaatagtGTGCATTTCCTTGGTCTGGTGCATACTCATGTAGCAGGAATCAACCTGCATTTATAACACACATATTGTAAACTGCACATGGCTGTTGACATG includes:
- the LOC126547009 gene encoding RNA-binding protein squid-like isoform X1, with translation MADGDQQGNYGEGDFSADGQYGEYNDGQFTDGQYQQEGEANAQTNEAAQNGSDAKTNEDERKLFVGGISWDTDNKDLREYFSKFGVVVDVNIKTDPTTGKSRGFGFVTFNAKDAIEAVLKATPHTVKGKQIDPKPAKARPGIKKIFVGGLESDMPEADIKAYFEKFGPVENVELPFDKAKNQRRQFAFVTFEREDSVELVCREPKQKIGNKECDIKKATPKPDARGMRGGWGGGGGGFAAGGRGGRGGRGGRGRGGGYQNQGWGNQGGYGGGGYGGGGYGQGYGGGYGQGYGGGYGNYDYGSGYGGGYDYSGWNYGGGQGGYGSGYGQQQSNYNKTRRGGGGGAGGGGYHPYSR
- the LOC126547009 gene encoding heterogeneous nuclear ribonucleoprotein A/B-like isoform X2, with protein sequence MADGDQQGNYGEGDFSADGQYGEYNDGQFTDGQYQQEGEANAQTNEAAQNGSDAKTNEDERKLFVGGISWDTDNKDLREYFSKFGVVVDVNIKTDPTTGKSRGFGFVTFNAKDAIEAVLKATPHTVKGKQIDPKPAKARPGIKKIFVGGLESDMPEADIKAYFEKFGPVENVELPFDKAKNQRRQFAFVTFEREDSVELVCREPKQKIGNKECDIKKATPKPDARGMRGGWGGGGGGFAAGGRGGRGGRGGRGRGGGYQNQGWGNQGGYGGGGYGGGGYGQGYGGGYGQGYGGGYGQQQSNYNKTRRGGGGGAGGGGYHPYSR